One Chryseobacterium sp. StRB126 genomic region harbors:
- a CDS encoding ABC transporter ATP-binding protein — MKALKTLNPYFWKHKILLFWGVLFIIASNFFNIYKVQFVGKSVDELTKSGNLGFNQQVLIYVGIIVGCSLLTGFFTFMMRQTIIVASRRIEYELKNKIYRHYQDLSLTDYKQTTIGDLMNRLSEDVVAVRMYLGPGVMYVANLIVLVLITAIYMVKTDASMTLWTLLPLPILSFAIYKVSSIINKKSKIMQKSQSAISTFVQDSFSGIRVVKFFAREKYIEKNYGIKVTDYQNKALDLAKTEAYFFTIILFVIGLLNVAVIWIGGTKYIAGELSIGKIADFFMYINTLIFPFSMVGWVTSVNQRAEASMQRINEFMDKKSEIVNTNFETYPIKGEIEFRNVSYVYPNTGIRALDNLSFKIKAGESLAIMGKTGSGKSTIALLLCRLIDPTEGEILIDGKNLKEHNLYNYRNFIGYIPQESYLFSDSIENNIGFAIDHPSHEKVIEYAQIADVHKNIVEFKEQYKTLVGERGVMLSGGQKQRICIARALIKDPNIIIFDDSLSALDTETEQNILENIDKKIGNATSIIITHRESSAQKAHQIINLTEIANSVTA; from the coding sequence ATGAAAGCTCTAAAAACCTTAAACCCCTATTTTTGGAAACACAAAATACTTTTGTTTTGGGGGGTACTATTTATCATTGCCAGTAATTTTTTCAATATATATAAAGTTCAGTTTGTAGGAAAATCTGTAGATGAACTTACCAAAAGCGGAAACCTCGGTTTCAATCAACAGGTGCTTATCTATGTTGGAATCATCGTAGGCTGTTCACTGTTAACCGGATTCTTTACTTTTATGATGCGACAAACCATTATTGTGGCCTCCAGAAGAATTGAATATGAACTGAAAAATAAAATTTACAGACATTATCAGGATTTATCTTTAACGGATTATAAGCAGACGACCATCGGAGATTTAATGAACAGATTAAGTGAAGATGTGGTGGCGGTAAGAATGTATCTTGGCCCAGGCGTAATGTATGTGGCCAACCTTATTGTTCTTGTGTTGATTACGGCAATTTATATGGTAAAAACGGATGCTTCCATGACTTTGTGGACTTTACTCCCACTTCCTATTTTATCTTTTGCTATTTATAAAGTAAGCTCAATCATCAATAAAAAGTCGAAAATTATGCAGAAAAGCCAGTCTGCTATTTCAACTTTTGTACAGGACAGTTTTTCAGGAATCCGTGTGGTAAAATTTTTCGCGAGAGAAAAATACATTGAAAAAAACTACGGAATTAAAGTAACCGATTACCAGAACAAAGCATTGGATCTTGCCAAAACAGAAGCTTATTTCTTTACCATTATCTTGTTTGTTATTGGCCTATTGAATGTTGCCGTTATCTGGATTGGAGGAACAAAATATATTGCAGGAGAACTAAGCATTGGTAAAATTGCTGATTTCTTCATGTATATCAACACCCTAATTTTCCCATTCTCTATGGTAGGCTGGGTAACTTCCGTAAATCAGAGAGCTGAAGCTTCTATGCAAAGGATCAATGAATTCATGGATAAAAAATCTGAGATTGTCAATACCAATTTTGAAACATATCCTATTAAAGGGGAAATCGAATTCAGAAATGTATCTTATGTGTATCCCAATACAGGGATCAGAGCACTGGATAATTTAAGTTTTAAAATTAAAGCCGGAGAATCCCTTGCCATAATGGGAAAAACCGGAAGTGGAAAGTCTACCATTGCTCTTCTTTTATGCAGGCTTATAGATCCTACTGAAGGAGAAATTCTGATTGATGGAAAAAACCTGAAAGAACATAATCTGTACAACTACAGAAACTTCATCGGATACATTCCTCAGGAAAGCTATTTATTCTCCGATTCTATTGAAAACAACATCGGATTTGCCATAGATCATCCCTCACACGAAAAAGTAATTGAGTACGCTCAGATCGCAGATGTTCACAAAAATATTGTGGAGTTTAAGGAACAATATAAAACACTTGTTGGTGAACGTGGGGTAATGCTTTCGGGGGGACAAAAGCAAAGAATTTGCATTGCCAGAGCCCTGATTAAGGACCCAAATATCATTATTTTTGACGATTCTTTGTCTGCTTTAGACACCGAAACAGAGCAGAATATCCTTGAAAATATTGACAAAAAAATTGGCAATGCGACATCCATAATTATCACACACAGAGAGTCTAGCGCTCAAAAAGCACATCAGATTATCAACCTTACCGAAATTGCCAATTCTGTAACCGCATAG
- a CDS encoding DUF3276 family protein codes for MSEYKERHENEIFTKVLKAGRRTYFFDVRETKAGDYYLTITESKKNFGENGEATFEKHKIYLYKEDFKSFQEMFNESTDFIINEKGEDVISEKHDKDFKSRSYTIDSDDEV; via the coding sequence ATGAGTGAATACAAGGAACGCCATGAAAATGAGATTTTCACTAAGGTGTTAAAAGCAGGGAGAAGAACTTATTTCTTTGATGTGCGCGAGACGAAAGCGGGAGATTATTATCTTACAATCACTGAGAGTAAGAAGAATTTCGGAGAGAATGGGGAAGCTACATTCGAGAAGCATAAAATTTACCTTTACAAGGAAGATTTTAAGAGTTTTCAGGAGATGTTTAATGAGTCCACAGATTTCATCATTAATGAAAAGGGTGAGGATGTAATTTCAGAAAAACATGACAAAGATTTCAAAAGCAGATCTTACACTATAGATTCTGACGACGAAGTTTAA